Proteins encoded together in one Benincasa hispida cultivar B227 chromosome 1, ASM972705v1, whole genome shotgun sequence window:
- the LOC120071768 gene encoding DNA-directed RNA polymerases II, IV and V subunit 9A, with product MSTMKFCRECNNILYPKEDRDEKILLYACRNCDHQEVADNNCVYRNEIHHAVGERTQVLQDVAADPTLPRTKAVRCAQCNHGEAVFFQATARGEEGMTLFFVCCNPNCGHRWRD from the exons ATGAGTACCATGAAGTTTTGCCGGGAATG TAACAACATTCTCTATCCGAAGGAGGATAGAGATGAGAAGATTCTTCTCTATGCGTGTCGCAACTGTGATCACCAa GAAGTCGCTGACAATAACTGCGTCTATAGGAATGAGATTCACCATGCTGTAGGGGAACGCACTCAAGTTCTCCAAGATGTTGCAGCTGATCCAACTCTCCCTCGGACTAAAGCTGTCCGATGTGCTCAATGCAACCATGGAGAAGCTGTTTTCTTCCAG GCCACTGCCAGAGGGGAGGAAGGTATGACATTGTTCTTCGTTTGCTGCAATCCAAATTGCGGTCACAGATGGAGAGATTGA